In one window of Helianthus annuus cultivar XRQ/B chromosome 17, HanXRQr2.0-SUNRISE, whole genome shotgun sequence DNA:
- the LOC110925029 gene encoding putative late blight resistance protein homolog R1A-3, translated as MTYPGLKLFMEKLKQMIYSNNIPLVSNHPSVLSEMPLLQLLYQELGSIIQTLFSEKRNYLHKLEEVRNLKGRFKDVVEEAHDMLDLFVLDTHSNSKNRIFIQMLPIIDFHPRTDKQKNQSVCALTVDVMRSIKSIKEEYFSILHSMKMEPHLRTDKPKAQSAAAGATSSSRNSLGSNSLLDEIVVGLDCEVDLIRDKLAEDTSKLDIVSVVGMGGLGKTTLATEVFTDSFVHYHFKIRGWVTVSQTYEKTDLLNRLLVSIGVKIDLDKRHLYSHLREKLHKSLMCQRYLVVIDDIWNTEAWDDLKVVFPNHNNGSRLLLTSRHKKVALHANPYGFIHHLRCLTDEETWELLRKKVFHGHDFPDSLTGPGMQIARNCRGLPLAVVVIAGVLAKEPVIKESWERISQSGSSLIIKGHMETLALSLNHLPEKLLSLSRRLPRRL; from the coding sequence ATGACATACCCTGGGCTGAAGCTGTTCATGGAGAAATTGAAGCAAATGATTTATAGTAACAATATTCCACTGGTCAGCAACCACCCATCAGTCTTATCTGAAATGCCTCTATTACAGCTGCTTTATCAAGAGCTTGGATCGATTATCCAAACTCTATTCTCTGAGAAAAGAAACTACCTACATAAGCTTGAAGAAGTAAGAAATCTGAAGGGAAGATTCAAAGATGTAGTAGAAGAGGCACACGATATGCTTGATCTTTTTGTGCTCGATACACATTCCAATTCCAAAAACCGAATATTTATTCAAATGTTACCTATCATTGACTTCCATCCAAGAACCGACAAACAGAAAAACCAATCTGTTTGTGCACTGACTGTGGATGTTATGAGATCAATCAAGTCTATCAAGGAGGAGTACTTTAGTATCCTCCATAGCATGAAGATGGAACCTCATCTAAGAACCGACAAACCGAAAGCCCAATCTGCCGCTGCTGGTGCTACTTCCTCCTCCAGAAATTCACTAGGATCGAACAGCCTATTGGATGAAATCGTAGTGGGTCTTGATTGTGAAGTTGATCTCATACGAGACAAACTTGCCGAAGATACGAGCAAGCTGGATATCGTCTCTGTTGTTGGAATGGGAGGATTAGGTAAGACTACCCTTGCTACCGAAGTCTTCACCGATAGTTTTGTTCATTATCATTTCAAGATACGTGGGTGGGTCACTGTTTCTCAAACATATGAGAAAACCGATCTGTTAAATCGATTATTGGTATCTATTGGAGTTAAAATAGACCTTGATAAAAGGCATCTTTACTCTCATCTTCGTGAAAAGTTGCACAAGTCTCTTATGTGCCAAAGATATTTAGTTGTCATTGATGATATCTGGAACACAGAGGCTTGGGATGACCTGAAAGTTGTGTTTCCCAACCATAATAACGGAAGTCGACTTCTGCTCACCAGTCGCCACAAAAAAGTTGCTTTACATGCAAACCCATATGGTTTCATCCATCATTTAAGATGTTTGACAGATGAAGAAACCTGGGAGTTGCTGCGTAAGAAGGTGTTCCATGGCCACGATTTTCCAGACTCGTTAACTGGACCTGGAATGCAAATTGCAAGAAACTGTCGTGGATTGCCACTTGCTGTGGTTGTCATAGCAGGCGTTCTAGCAAAAGAACCAGTAATCAAAGAATCATGGGAAAGAATTTCCCAGAGTGGCAGTTCATTAATCATCAAGGGGCACATGGAAACGCTGGCTTTGAGTTTGAACCATCTACCTGAGAAACTGCTTTCTTTATCTAGGAGGCTTCCCAGAAGACTATAG